A portion of the Epinephelus moara isolate mb chromosome 4, YSFRI_EMoa_1.0, whole genome shotgun sequence genome contains these proteins:
- the fbxl3l gene encoding F-box/LRR-repeat protein 3: MKRGRTGLKSKCQHFLSHEERAKRQKRGMSSFTLTSAEDWGNLPHHVVLQIFQHLSLVDRARASSVCRGWNDVFHTPDLWRRFEFELNQSATSYLRSTHPDLIQQIIKKHAQHLQYVSFKVDSCTESAEAACDILSQLVNCTIKTLGLISTARPSFMDVSQAHFVSALTVVFVNSKSLSSIKIDDTPVDDPSLKVLVANNSDTLKLLKMSSCPHVSPAGILCVADQCHGLRELALNYHLLSDELLLALSSEKHVHLEHLRIDVVSENPGQTHFHTIKRSSWEALVRHSPKVNIVMYFFLYEEEFEPFFREETPVTHLYFGRAVSKEMLGRIGLNCPRLVELVVCANGLQPLDEELIRIAERCKNLTAIGLGECEVTCSGFVEFVKMCGGRLTQLSIMEEVLIPDSSYNMEQIHSEVSKHLGRMWFPDMMPTW, from the exons AtgaaaagaggaagaacaggTCTCAAATCAAAGTGCCAACACTTCCTCTCCCATGAGGAGAGGGCTAAGAGACAGAAGCGGGGGATGTCCAGCTTCACCCTGACCTCAGCAGAGGACTGGGGTAACCTGCCCCACCACGTCGTCCTGCAAATCTTCCAGCATCTGTCACTGGTAGACCGGGCCAGGGCCTCGTCTGTGTGCCGCGGCTGGAATGACGTCTTTCACACCCCTGATCTGTGGAGGAGGTTTGAGTTTGAGCTCAATCAGTCGGCGACATCCTACCTACGCTCTACTCACCCTGACCTCATTCAGCAGATTATCAAAAAGCACGCCCAGCACCTGCAGTACGTCAGCTTCAAG GTGGACAGCTGCACAGAATCTGCAGAGGCGGCCTGTGACATTCTCTCTCAGCTGGTGAACTGTACCATTAAGACCCTGGGGCTGATTTCCACAGCGCGGCCCAGCTTCATGGATGTGTCTCAG GCCCACTTTGTGTCGGCACTGACAGTCGTGTTTGTCAACTCCAAGTCCCTCTCCTCCATCAAGATTGATGATACGCCAGTGGACGACCCGTCCCTGAAGGTGCTGGTTGCCAACAACAGTGACACCCTGAAGTTGCTGAAGATGAGCAGCTGTCCTCATGTCTCCCCAGCAG gTATCTTGTGTGTTGCAGACCAGTGCCATGGACTCAGGGAGCTGGCGTTAAACTACCATCTCCTGAGTGATGAGCTCCTGCTCGCCCTCTCCTCTGAAAAGCACGTCCACTTGGAGCACCTGCGCATTGACGTGGTGAGCGAAAACCCTGGGCAGACGCACTTTCACACCATCAAAAGGAGCAGCTGGGAGGCTTTGGTCCGACACTCACCCAAGGTCAACATCGTGATGTACTTCTTCCTGTATGAGGAGGAGTTTGAGCCCTTCTTCCGCGAGGAGACTCCCGTCACCCACCTGTACTTTGGCCGGGCAGTTAGCAAAGAGATGCTGGGACGCATAGGGCTGAACTGCCCTCGACTGGTGGAGCTGGTGGTGTGCGCCAACGGCCTTCAGCCCTTGGATGAGGAGCTGATCCGCATTGCTGAACGCTGCAAAAACTTGACTGCCATCGGGCTAGGCGAGTGTGAAGTGACCTGCAGTGGCTTTGTGGAGTTTGTGAAGATGTGCGGGGGCAGGCTgactcagctgtcaatcatggaGGAGGTGTTGATCCcagacagcagctacaacaTGGAGCAGATCCACAGTGAGGTGTCCAAGCACCTCGGTCGTATGTGGTTCCCTGATATGATGCCCACCTGGTAG